AGTGACTTTGCTCTTTCCCCCCCTGTTTTAAGCAGTGGGTGAACGTACACTGCCAATATTAAGCAACCAGTTCCAACTTAGCTAGCTCAGTCATTCGAGCATGTTAAATCTATTAACAAGCTGGTCATTAAATGAATTGCTGACCTATTTCTTCACTACTCTAGCTAAGAAACTACCTGATGACCTATGAAAATATCAATGGGATAAGAAAAATTATTAGCTGCACAAGCAGCGCAGCAGTTAGTCACTTTGGCAGCTTCCACCAGCCTGAAGAGAAATATTCACCATTGCCAGCTACCAGTAACTCGCCAGGATCTGGGTTTTGACACAGACTGATGTCTAGGGGAGACACCATGAAGCTGCTTACACAGGCAGCACTCATCTCCTCATCCTCAGCTTAttactggaaatgtttttgGCAATTAGGTGGTGCACGGCAGCCAGGAGTGGAGAGGAGGGCGGGAAGCCCACAGGTGCTGGAGCGGTGCTTGAAGAGCTACCTCCTCTCTCTTTTGCAATCCCTGCCTGCTTGACAGGCCCGGACGGCATTACATCACTTCCTAAAAACAATCAAACGGAGCCCATCTCCTGGAGAAATACAACTCAGAGGCACCGGGGCAGGAAACAGGAAATGTAAATGCTCCGCAGAAGCCCAGAGAGAGCCGCGGAGGCCGAGGCAGCATGCAGCCACCCGGCTGGGTCCCGCTGCTGAGCGCCCTGCTCCTCGCCCAGGAGGGCAACGGTGAGTGGCCAAGCAAACCTCACTTACTGTGGGGGCCCCgggcatgctgctggcagggctggcccAGGGGTGACACCCACAGCTGCCCTCGGGGAGAGGGGACCTGCGGGAACTCGCTCgctgctgcctgtggctgcGCCTCTTCCCAGTCGCGGCTTgcccttttctcttctcttctcctcgGATGTAAGCCTGCACAGTGGATCTTACATTGAGGTGTGCAGGGAACTGGTGTCTCTGTTCCGGCTCACCAGGTGTTTGGGGTCTAATTTTAATCGTTTCTTGTACCTTGTTAACCCCACACCCATGCTATCAGCCATATGCTATGTCATAGCAAAGCTCAAGACCCAGCTCGCCCTCCACCCAAAAGCCAGCTGCTGATTTCCGCGGTGCTGATGACCCGAAACCTGctcaatgaaagaaaacacagttctggagacaaatatttggaaatctGTCTTGCTGAGCCTTCGGCACCCGGGATCTAGGTGTTTTGAAGGGAAGGACCACGAGGTGGGACAGCTGCTTATGACCGAGTGCTGGAGGCACTTGCTACAGCCCCCTGCAGAGGGTGGGTTGTGCCGCTTGCCCTTCATCGTGCCGGGACTGCCTGATGCAGGCGGCTGCTTGGGGAAAACCCTGCCTTGGTGGGGCTGACATGCCCCCCTGGCGTCATGCAAATCCCTGCCCAAGTGCCTCGATAGGGACAGAAGCACGTcacagctgctgggagggaagggagagccCTCCGCGCAGCAGGGAGAGGCACTGCCGCTCGCCGCTACCACTGAGCTTCTATGGAAACTTGAAAAGGCACTGGGGAAATAGGTGGTggcactgtgctgctgttgttgtttttttcctgaaaaccaGCACTATTCCAGGCTGTAAAACCAGGCTGCAGGCTCCAGGCATGCTGCGGAGCTTATCGCGGTTAGCAATCGTGCTTAGCTGTAAGAATGAGTTAGGCGAGCTGTTACGGCATGGTTTGGTCTTGCCTGTGCTaatgcagccctgctgtgctacGGGCGTGCTAGGGAAATGCGTTCCAAGCTTTGCACGTGCCTCCTGATCAAAGTGACCgggagaagaaaaatcctgTCACGAACGGAGCAAAATGGAGGTGCCAGAGAAGCAGAGAGGCAAGACCCCCGCCGTGCAGTGtgaagaggagaaggggagcTGCCAGAAATCACTTGCGCAATGCGTTGAGGTCAGACTTGTGCTTCCATCACCTCcatgtgctgggggctgcctgagCCACGGCCCCCCAAGGGCTGCCATTCCCTGCACAAAgtgcagctgggcaggagccTGGCCGGTGTCAGCCCCTGCTGCCTGAGcaagccctgtgctgctggagaaagGTGATGGAGAAGAGGGGGGatccctgctctccccaccaCAAAGGTGTGCAAGCAGCCCCGGAACACAACCGAGGCTGGTGCTGAGGGCAGTTTTTCACTTGGTCTTCTGGGGAAACTGAACTGGAGGGGTTAAAATTTCTACTGAGATTCCTATAGGCTGCAGGTGGGCCAGGAGCACCTTTGCTGTGGCTGGCCTCCCAGGTGCATCCTTCTTGCTGACTGCTTTTGCTTACAGATCAACAGGACAGGAGCTTTAGGggagctttcttcttttctcctccagtCCCAGACACTGTTGCCTCCCTCAGAGCAGTGTGCTGGGAAAGGGGGCAGAAGCTCTGGGATCGCCACGGTCTCACCTCTGCTGTCTAGAAAGAGCTTTGAAAAACATAGGTGATAGGAGTAAGATTAGATCTAGCAGCAGATCTAAAGGCAGATGGAAGCCTTTATAAACCGTGTTCCCATACCTTGCTGGAGCCTTGTAAAATCCTCACCTCGCCATTTGGATTATGATGAACAGACGGTTTTgtcccagctgcactgcaaTTACTCTGGGGCGGCAGCTCTGTGAGTGTGCCTGAGGTCCCAGCACTGGCACTGGGTGGAAGGGACTCTGGGGTTTGCACAACACCTACACTGGTGTGTGCCGAGCCTAGAAGCAAATATTGAGGCTCTTCCTATAGCTTCTAACACAGAGCAAGACAAGAAGAAAGGAGGATTTGCTATATATTCTCTCTTTCCAAAGTGCAGCCCCCTAAAAGCAGATGAGAACCCTTTCTGACAAacaaatctttgtttttatttcctcctcctcctcctttccaacCAGACACACTAACCTCTACTGCATTTATTTAAGTGCTTCAGGGGCATTTCAGAAAATCTCCCTTTTACGTCAGCAAGATTTTATGCTAAATTTCAGTCAGTGACTCCTGCCTGTTGTCCCTCAAGAGACCTCTATGACTGCAGCTGAGCCTTCAGAGCTGCTGAACTTTTAATTTTGGGGTACTGCTGAGAGTAGGGAACACTGAGAGGTTTGCACCATGAGTTTCTGGATGTGGTGGAGTTGCACAGGTGCCACTGATGTGGAGCTGGAACGGCACAGGatcaaacagaaggaaaaaaaagaaacatgactCTGTATGGAAAACGTTTAGCTCTCAGGTGACAGATGAGGCTGCAGGCTCACAGTCTGGCTCTAAACGCAGGACCACAtctgctgtttaaaaagcaCTTGGGGCGGAATGGGCACGCAGCAAGGAGAAAGCCATTTCCTTGGCCAAGAAGTGCACCCCAAACCCTCTCTCCCCGCTCGGGGTAATACCCAGACAGCACTCCCTAACACCCCTCTGTAACAGGATCCTCTCTGCGGATGAGCCGCCCCAAGACGCTGGCTCAGCCCGTCGGGCGGCGCGTGGGCCCGGCAGCCAGCCCGCGGGGCCTGCAGCAGCACGCGGCCCGGGCAGGCCCCAGCCGACCGCGGCGGGCACGGCACCTCCACCATGGGCGCCGCTGGCGGGGCGAGAGGCAGGGGTGTGCCAGGCAGCCGCCGAGGCGAGCCCCAGGGCGGAGAGGAGCCGTAGGAGTGTGTGTGGTGCGCGGCAGGGCCGGGAGGAGGCACATTGGCCTGCTCTGCGTGGCCTCGGAGGCTTGGCTTCTTCTGTCGCCTTCTCCCGAGCCTTCTGCTCGGCACGTAGGAGCTGTTGTGCAAGCTGAAAAGCTCCCTTCGGAGACTCCGTCTGAGTTCAGTGCGAGCCCAGGAGGGAGGCCAGGGCCTTGCCAGCAGAACGCGGCGTGCTGACTGCGTGCCATTTGCCTATGCCTCCCATCCAGCCGAAGCCAGAAACCTGTTTGCCTGCTTGCTGCATCCAGCAGCTCCTATCACCTCCTTGGAGTGCCGCAACACAAACCGCAGGGGAAGAAGGGCAGCtacagcagaaatgctgcttgtttgtttgtttgtttgtttgctgcacagctgctgatCCCGGCCTGCAAAGCCACTCAGGATGTTCAGCCCCCTTTACTTCCCTTGAAAGGCAGGCTTGGAGGCACCTGCAAAACCCATCAGTCACTCGAGTGtattttttaaggagaaaattctGAACAATGCCTCATACCACGATACCTGCATAGAGGGACAGAGCCCTTTTGTCATTCATACCAACTGTAGTGGAACCTTTTTtgagccactgctgctgcttgctcaaGCATTCGGGCCCCCTGGTGCCCAGATCCTCTTGGTGGTGGGAACACCTTGGCTTCTTGCTTCAGTCAGGTGCTCACGCAATGCCCAGCTCCCCATCAGGATGGGGCCCAGCCACATGCCAGCCCCTCATCCTTCTTACAAGGGCAAAAAGTGGTGATGTGGGCTGGGAAAAAGCTGTGTTGTGCCCTCATCAGCTTCCTTCAAGATGACGTGCAGAAGGCACTGGGTGCGTGTGTCAGAACCTGGCCAAAAGCACAAGGCTGAGCCCAGCAAGAAGTGCTCTGCAAAATCGAGGAGGTATCTACATGGAGATCAGCAGATCTGTCTCTCTCCGAGCATGGAGAAAGTGCTTGAATAACATCCCACAAACTCTCCAGCTTTCAGGCACTCTCTGACCATGCTCCAAACCTTGCAACATCCACCTTTCATTCACCTCACTGGGATGTGCCAAGACAGCAGGTGAAACACGGGATATTGGAGCAATATCTTTGCAAGAGCCTTGTGCAATTGTCTGCCCGGCTGCTGAAAGACACATTCAAATCTCTCAAAGAAAAGGCCTTAGTAAGAGGAAATACTGCCCAAAGAAGAGATGGTGTTTTGGCCCTGGAATTATGTAAAGCGAACAAAATTACGAGGCAACAAGGTCACTCCTTGTGATTTGCCACTTTCTTTGTCTGGAGACTAGAAAAGATAGTTCTATTTCACACAGAGATAACAGATTTGAAATCTGCTTTACAGCTCAAAAACAGGCAAATAAAAAGTAACAGAGACATTGGAAACGTCTCTCTTGGAAATCAAACACAATGTGCGCTGTAGCTGAAAGCCTAGTACTGCATTTAATGAGATGTGACCGCTTGCTTTTGCTTTAGAGTCACATCATGCTTCAGACATTTGGAAAATCCATTTTATCTCTAATAgtgaatggaaaataaactatttcCCCCACACCCTTTGTGCTATTTTTAGCACTGGGCTTGTCATTGCAAACATATCAAATAAGGCAGCTGACAGGTTTCAAGGAGGATGGctagaggagaaagaggaagcaaGGTCACAGGAATGGTCCTGTGGCACTGCGGTGCAAATATATAtggccaaaaaataataatggagaGGTGCTTTCCCTCCCATCCTCTTTGCTGGGATTAATGAGAGCCAGCAGCTCACGCGAGCAGGTTGAGGAGCACACACGTAAGGGGTCACTGCCTGTAAAGGCACTGAAATACTAGGCAGGGAAGAAAGTGACAGACATTACTGACGTGAAGCATTTTGCCATTGAAGAGctaacatttttgttgtcttaCTGCAGTGGAAGAGGCTGGTGACCTTTGCagtatcaaatattttattaaagtattAGGCATTATTTACTGggtattaaaattatttatgaagcATTAACATTCTTTCCTAGCTTTCAGGAGAGGGTGAAACAATCAGGTGCCTGTGTGATAAGCGTGGCACAAAGATCCAGATAAATCACTGCTGCCACACTCGAAGCATTGCATTCATTTGAAATTGGGGTTCGTGTCTTGTGAGATGCTCACCTCCTTCCTGAGGCAGACCTGGGTGGCGAGGAGGTGCTGCAGAGTGGGTTAAGCAAGAGATAGCGCTCTCACCCCAGTTTTCCTCTCTTGCTCGGTGTCCCTGGGAAGGACGGATTCCTGTCCTTCTGATTCCTCATTTGTAAAATGGAGATGATAACTGCTCATCTCTCAGGGCCATTATGAAGATTAATGTGTTTactaaagcatttaaaatgctaaGTACTTTCAGATCCAGTCCTGTGAGATTTGAAATGCCAGCGCTGAGGTGCTGAAAACCTGAAGCTCTTGCTAGCTCGAGTGGAAACCGCGGCTGCCCAGCGCCTGACGAGAGCAGGGAGCACCATGTCGCTGCAGAAGTCATGCTGTCCTGTCCTGTGTTACGGCATAAATGCTGTGCCACAGCGGCGCCCTGTCTGAAAGGGCAGGTGACATAAAAAGTCACCAGTTCACTTCAAGCAGTTAATTTGCATTTGGAAACCTGTAGGTGTAATTTATTGAGGGACTGATTCCCACGCCCCTGGCTACCACAGGGTTTTTGGCAATAGCATGGAATCCAGCACAGGCCGCAATTTACTGTGCTGCCATCAAGCTTTAAATCCCACGACCGTCAACATGGACTTTTAATCGGCATCAAAAAGTCTTGTTTCAGTATCAACAATACAGCCAATTTTGGCCAATTGCCTTGCAAAATGTACGCTAAATGAAATCAAAACCTGGATCCAGATTCAAAACCTGCAACCTTCACAGTTATGACAAAGAAGCAGCGTTGTGTCTTTACCACTGTGAACTGCGTGTGCAGCTGGTACCGTCCCTGTGCTGCTACCTCCTCCAGCCAATGCAGAAGTGAAAGTCAGCAGCGCCCGCAGGCTTTGTGCTTCCTTTTAGACCCGTTCCTCCTTGCTGCACGGCCAGACAGGGTTAAAGAATTGGAGGAGGGCACAACAGGGTGAAATGAGTGAGCTGGAGGGGCTGGTGAGCCTGGGAGCAGGGTCTCCCCAGGCACAGGCTGAGCGTGGAGAGGGACAGCATGCTTGGCAGGGCAGCAGAAGGCTTTTAGGAGAGCACAAGAGCTGATGTCAGCCTGCAGGGCAAACACGGCAGCTGTGGGCAGGCAGACCACAGGGGCTGACATGTCCCTGTGTAAGGCAGCTAAAGAGCCCTGCCACAGTAAGGTTTTGTGACAAACTCCACGTGTAATTTGGCATCTGGTGGCCCAGACTTCacgcatgtgtgtgtgtgcatttgctaattgtcttttttttaagacatcAAGTGAAAAACGAATACTAAAGCTGCATGCTTTGACTCTCTGATAGCACCAGTAAAACCCACACAATGTTAAGCTGTCCTCCTATGTTTGGCAGGCTCCGAAAACAGCGAGGATGGTTCTGGCTATGGATCACCAACATTACCCACCGCCACAGTGATACCTTCTCCTGCTGTGACTCCTATGTCCTATACAACCGtgggcagcacccagccagtCCTGGTCTCTACAAGGCCTACTGAAGGCAGCTCTGAAGCGGAAAGCGTTCCAACCACTGAACTGCATGACAAGAGCAATAACGAGAGCCTAGAGACGGAGGAGCCATCTGTCTTGGTGTACGCTGTCCCCgctgtgctgctggccctgctgatTTTTCTGGTTATAGCTTTTATAGTAGtccataaaaggaaaaagtctaAGCAAGGTAAATTTCTCTTCTCCTGCATCAGGAGGATATCTTTAGCACATGCTCAACATCATTCACAAAATGCTATTTCAAGGACCGGGATGCCCCATTTAGGGTGCTCATCTCTGGTTTTAGCTCCATGTCTCCCAAGCAGAAAAGGAGCGAGGAGACTCACACAGCAGTCCCTCAGCgagagctggtgctgctgccctggctcctCGCAGTTCCCATATGGATGAGGGATGTGGCTGTGCCATGCTGTCCTTGTGCTTGGTAACCCCATGCAAGGTGACTTTAGTGCTCACCCTACAGGGTGAGGCTGCAATAGAACATGAGTTTTTGCGGGCCGAGGCTTTTCAGTCACTTCAAGAACCCCTGGAGGGGAAATTGCTTGTCTTCCTGTCCACTGTGGCACTGACATCCACTCAACCCCTGGCAGGCTGAGCTCACGGCGAGCTTCATTTAGTGTGCTGAGGATTAAACATAACGGGCTGCTCTGGAAATGGCAGGCAAGCAGGGCGGGATGTGCTGCCTGTCATCTAGAAGTGGATGGTTACGCCCTGTGAAAACAGAACCTGTTTGAAGTGACCCTAGTGCAGGATTTGCCCATAATATAGAGAGTGTATATACAAACAGCATAACTGTGAACAgcaacttttgttttcttttccagatgagCTGGGAAGTGAAAACGTAAAAAGGTAAagtttatatctttttttttttttttttttttttttttaatttctctaacTCTAACAGGCTTGCTGTTTTTTGCCCCCTGCACTGTCTGGTTTCATTTAAGCACGCACCAAACACTGCTAAATTTTCCCCTAATCGTTGCAGTGAACACCCTCTAGAGGTGGCTAACGTGCAACTTCGGGGTGTATCTTTCAGGCaacaggcagaggagaggcagCGGGATGGGGCGGGCGAGAGCTGCCCCACGGGGACCCATGCAGCATCTGCCCCTGGCCCCACCAGCCACCACGAGATATGGCCATGCCACGAGCAGAGGTCGGTCCCTGGGCTCACCACAGCCTCTTGCTGTTCAGAATAAGCTTCGTGTCCAGCTTCCCCATCTTTCAAGGCTGCCCTATGTGAGGCAGCTGCCCTGGAAGTAAtcctctggctgctgcaggaaccTGCTGAGATCTGCGCAGCTCTTCTCCCAGTGAAACTTCTATTGAGCTCCTATTACTATTGAGCTCCTATAACTTCTACAGAGCTCCATCTTGCCGATAATCAACATAATGATATTAAATTAGTTTTGGGGGGGTgctaaaaacaatttttctacCATGTGACTACAGGAATGATTGGtaaagagaagaataaatggTGATATTCAAATACATACAGAGTTTGGATAGCTATGACGATGCCTTTTTAAGTGTCTAGGCTGGGGCAGCTTTCCAGAGCGGCCACAAATGCCTGGAATTATGAGGGAATCATGCACAACTACTGccttaaatgttttctgatttaagCCTTTGTGTAATGTCTTTTTCTCAAGTCCTATTTTTGAAGAAGACACCCCCTCTGTTATGGAGATAGAAATGGAAGAGCTTGATAAGTGGATGAACAGCATGAACAAAAATGGTACACGGTAACCCCTCTACTCCATCATCCCTCTCTTTCTAGCTGACGTAGATCCCACGCGTAGAAAACCAATGTAAggcattttgtatttgtgtcactgattttcctaaaacatttttagttGTGTTCTTTACTCTTTACTACAGAAATAGCAGCACGAATGTCAGGGGTAGGATTGTTCAGAGGAGTATTTTAGTTTGTGTGGGagcttatttttaacatatgaGGGAATATCATAAATGTTTTGAGTTTCCAGTAGGCACTTGTTAAAAACAAGTATAGCTGTGaacagaatttatatttttaaatgcacattttaatgCTGGATCCTAGTTTCTATGAGGAATCCAGTCCTTTCAGTCTTGAGAGTTTCTACAGTTCTGTGGTTCGCATTGTGCTGTTGTAGAAGAAACAAGTATTTACTCGTAGCTCAGACCACTGTTTACATAAAATCACTGCCAAGATCTTATCACTGCCCCCCTCCTcttcttgtttcctttccctgacTTGCCATCTCTGCTGCATGAAGCACAAGCTGCTCTTTGCTGCTGATCCCTGACTACATCCTCCCCACTGAGTCTGCCAGCACTTGGTACCCGCTGTGCCTACCACCAGAAGCATCTTCAACTCCCTCTtagctatttctttttcaagcatCTTCTATTTTTCCCTAGTTTTCTCCCAGCTGAGAATCTCTGATCTGCATCCTCTTTCAAGGTTCTCCTACCCAAGCACAGGTCTTCTGTGTGAATTAGCTGGGGCGAATTAGCTGGGACCTGATCACGAACTGATATGTAACAAGCCATGCTAACAGCTTCTCACTGACTTGGAAATGCTGAAACCTCATTTTTAAATTCCTGGTCCCTTGCCTTCCATTCAAACAGCCCATCTGTCTGACCTCCTAGAGATGTTTTGGTTTTTAGGACATAAAACCCTTTGGAGCATCTCTTCCCATTAGCAAAACTCTCCAGATGACGGGGTTTTGACCTTCTCGGTCTATAATCTCCAGCTGAAAACAAGTTCTAAGGGTCAGTCATGAAATTAAGGCATCAAGTACAATACGTAGGGAAACACtgagtttttaatttctgtggaCAGAAGGGAGCAAACATTTTGCagtatgtttttttcagtaatgttcCCTAAACCTCACCCCTAAATTCGGCACTGGGTGATGAAGCATAGGTGCAGCTGTAAGCTGTGGAGGGCTAACAAATGATCCTCCCAAGGTAGCTCGTGGGAAACAGTCCTCAAAGGTAGTGTGCTTGCCTATGTGTACACAAACAACTGAAACGTATCTAACAGAGAAGTTACCACAGTACCTATCAAAGGGAAGGAGGatttcaaacacaaaatatttacactgCTTGGAACATGCAGATTTTAATAGATAAAACGATGCAGAAGAGCAGGTTTATGTACTAGAGTGGCTGCACAAAAAAAGTTTGatgtgattttgaaataaagcagagtAACTGCCAAGAGTAACTATCACCTTGTTTCTCATCCTGTTTCAGCTGATTGTGAATGTTTGCCTACTgtaagagaagaagaaaaagaatcaatGGCCAACCCGAGGTACTTTTAATTCATTATGTTATTTGAAGAAACATGATCAATGTCAGTCATTCCAAAATAGTctcatttttttatatacataattaTAAAAGACTGGTTCTGGGGCCTATTTAGGTTTTAAAGTTCTTGTGTATGAGGACTGATTCCAACTCAAATGTTTTGATACTCCTTTAATTTTAAGCCAGTCACTGCCCATAAATCACACCCCTAACTAGCCTTGCAGTGGCAAACCAGTGTGAGACAGATGACCACATTGCACAGACAGAGTTTTCCTCACCGGTCAGCCTTTAATCACAGCTTCCTGAAGCATTAACACCAGCACCCAGAGCAGCTTCCCGAAGGAttttcccagcactgccccGCAGCCAGCTCAGGGGCCAGGAGGGATGCAGAACAGCCATCCAGACAGCTTGTCAGCTTGCAAGCAGCTGGGGAGTAAGAGGCTTTTGGGGCACAATGACATCCTCAGCCAAGTTCCTTCCCAGAACAGAAACAGtcattttgagaaaaaacaCCATAGACTACCAACTTCAGCAggcattttaaatacagtccTCATTAAAGTGGTTCTGTGCTCTACTGCCATTAACCCCATCAAGCGGTGGGGATTTAGCTCCCAGCTGGCTACAAGTGCCTTTGGGCTATGTGTTCCCATGGGTGCCCCACTTGTAAGATGGAGATATCACCACTTTGAAGCACTGCATCCAGGCATAAGCCTTGACTCCTAATGGCAGCCCTG
This genomic window from Aythya fuligula isolate bAytFul2 chromosome 4, bAytFul2.pri, whole genome shotgun sequence contains:
- the TMEM154 gene encoding transmembrane protein 154, with the protein product MQPPGWVPLLSALLLAQEGNAVLLCLAGSENSEDGSGYGSPTLPTATVIPSPAVTPMSYTTVGSTQPVLVSTRPTEGSSEAESVPTTELHDKSNNESLETEEPSVLVYAVPAVLLALLIFLVIAFIVVHKRKKSKQDELGSENVKSPIFEEDTPSVMEIEMEELDKWMNSMNKNADCECLPTVREEEKESMANPSWQQETGKAAVSIQEILNQVYATSEV